Part of the Vigna angularis cultivar LongXiaoDou No.4 chromosome 1, ASM1680809v1, whole genome shotgun sequence genome, GGGGTGGAGAATTTACTTCACAAGAGTTCAATGAGTTTTTTACAAACAATGGAATCAAACAACTCACTACGGCATATACACCCTAACAAAACGGGGTTATAAAACGaagaaatataacaattttCATCTTGATAAGAAGCATACTATCATATAAAGGCGTTTCAAAAAATGTATGGCCAAAAGGATCCAATTGGTCAACATGTGTACTAAATAGGAGTCCTACTATCGCGGTTCAAGGAGTCATACCAGAGTGGAATTAAGCCAAAAGTTGATTACTTCAATATCTTTGTTTGCATTGGACACGTCCGTGTTCTAGATGCCAAAAGAATCAAACTTGATGATAAAAGTGACAAGTATGTATTCTTTGGTATAAGTGAAGAATCGAAAGGATATCACATGAATAATCCTATcactaagaaaataataatcaacAAGGACGTGATTTTTGAAGAAGAATCAAGTCGGGATTGGGAAAAGAGTGCTAAAGAGGGTAAACTCAATGTAACATGAGCAAGCTGCACAAGAAGAAGATGGGTTAATTCTCGAGGAAGAGAACAAATCAACTACAGTTTCAAGTTCGAGCTTAAACAATACCCTCTCACCTACCCTAGTGGATTAACAAGAGAGTGTTTTGAATCAAGAATGAAATAGATTACCTCCTGCTTGGATGCGAAGTGGAGATTACATATGTGGATATGCATTTTCAGAGCTTAAAgcttaaataagaaatttggcAATGCTTGTGGATAGTGAAAATGCAGTTGATTTTGATGAAGTTGTGAGGCATTCCAAACAAAGAATCACAATGAAGGAAGAGATTAATGCAATAGAAAGGAATTAAACATGGGAGCTCACAAGTTTACCTACAGAAATGAAGAAGATTGGGATGAAATGTGTCTTTAAAACGAAACTAAATGAGAAAGGTGAGATGGACAAATACAAAGCACGGGTATCCAAAGGGTACACACAAAGGTTTGGTGTTGTTTACAATGAAGTTTATGCACCGGTGGCAAATAGGATACCATCTAGAGGATCATAACACTTACAATTTAAAAGAATTGGCCCTTGTATCAACTTGatgtgaaaaatgtgtttttgcaTTGGGAGTTAAGGGAGACTATGTATGTAAAGCAGCTAGCTCGTTTTGTGAAGATATGAGAGGAGGAGAAATTCTACAGACTCAAGAAAGCATTATATGAGTTTAAACAAGCTTCAAGGACGTGATATAACATAATAGAAGGATTTTTTCAAATAGAGTTTTGAGAAGTGTGACTTTGAACATGCTTTCTTCCTTAAAAGTGAAGAAagggataattttttttttactagaaattatgaaaaaatgatGGTTCACTTTAAGGAgtcaataatgaaaaataaatttgatatgaGTAATCTAGGCAATACTTTTTGGAAGTAGAAGTCCTGCAATGTAATGAGGACACACTGCACTCACGTTCTGGGCAAGATGATTTAAGCAAGTTCATATCCAATTTGTTTAGTGTTTGGAATTGGGATGAAGTTTTTGTTTCCGAATGTTTAATTCTGTTTATGATagtatttaaagttttttttatttattatttaaggaTATATAGTATCAAACTTGTATCTCTTTAagttaataaatgttttataaactATAAGTGACATCCAGtgttataaaaatgttttagatATGCATAAATTCCAAAATATCTTCTAATGATCAAAATTTGCATTGTACTTCATACATTATAATAAATGTCACGAACAATTTTCAATACACTGAAATATAGAATATAAGTGCTTAGAACTATCCAATAATCACAAATTCATGAAATCACTACGTAAAGCAAATTTGATGGCAAAACAAACTAActagtttatataatttttttttcaaatctggGTCTGCTTGTGTATAAGTGCATGAACTCATGATCCTATCATCTAAGAACATCTAAGAACATCTAATATGATGCCCATGAAAGGCTAAAACAGAGAATTTATGAAAGGACATGTAAGATGAAAACTTAATTCAAGTTATACTAGAAAACCTAAAATCTACACGGGTCAAAATCTATAAAATGCGTGAAATGGATTAATTGATAATTCAACAATGATCCGGTATACTAAAAATCTTTATGAGATGCATAGATCAATACTAGAATCACATAACTgcaaaataaaaactgaaagcaAACTCAAAAACAATAAGCgagaaaaataactaaattaccTAACTTTTGAGAAAATGTAGAAATTGAGttttaaactaaaatctaaGTATTGGAACATGTCAAGAAtcatcaaaatatatcaaaaacaacaaaaattagtaaaaacaaACATTAATGGGTTTTGAAGacaaaactaaaaacatgattCTTGGtctatagtttaaaaaaaattaaagtcaatTAGTTTATTGAAAATCATTGAATCAAGTGGGGACATTACACTGGTATGATCTAAAATCAGaaaccaagaaaaagaaataaaatatgaatctATGAACCAAGCATCGTGAACTAAATTTTGACAGCAAAAGTGAAATGGATTTGATAGCATATGCATCTAGAAATATAAAAACTGATGAGGGAAAGTTATAACCTGGCGACAAACATCGGTAAAAACTGATAAAGTTTGCCTCGTACCGGGCTCACTGGGGAGTCATATGCTTTAGATAGTTTTCAATTAATGATGTAagaaattatactaaaaattcataattaagcTAATTAATACACACAAGCAaatcataaaagataaaatttgtgagaagaACATATCTATTCGAagcatttaaattattatagacacaatcaaatcaataacaacaataataataagaataataataataatttatacataagGAGATTTTTTTTGTGtccacatttatttttttaattttacctattaaataaaagttattttagattataataggtttaatgtctccttaagtccctatttttgttCAGAATTTTAAATAGATCCCTCTCTTGACGTCTcggatccttatttttgtaaaattgaaacaaataaagaCCTTCCGTCAAATTAGATATATGGCgtttaaattgatgttatgtggCATGCTGAGgatattattttagattatgTGACAGTTTATACATGATGATGTGACATACTGAGgatactatcatttaaaaatagttcttaaataattttttttattacaaaatgtttaaaggtatatattataaactattttgcAATATGATTTCCTTagtgaaaaaaatgttaaaaattattcaaattaatttattttcattcatattttatattatatttaaatcaaattaaactaaaaattatatttcattgaagttaataaataataaaactaaatagaaaaaacaaacacTATTACGAGTAATATGTCATGAGAATGTTTAGATTATTGATTTAGAAAAGTAGtgtcattttattaattattaattattgtaaattcaaatctaatatTCTTAAATTAGTTACGAACACTTTgcgattttaattttatacttttaaattttctgtATAACATACACTAATTAGAAaccattttctcttttcttaatGCCATGAATGTCATTTCAAAAGTAAGACTCTTGTGAACTATCTCTGAATCATTCACAGAGAAACTTTCACAATGTGTATCCATAAGCTACAACAGATTATTCACTGTAATTAAATAAGCAATCTTCCAAAGCTTGGTCACAATTACACATGAATCCACGTGAACACTTAGCATATATGAATAtgtaagaaaaagatgagagaaAACTCAAGACTCTTATGactcaaaagaaataaataacgCATTCCAAGAACATTAGATGTGGTTGTAGCACAGCTTATGGCCACTGCCCCACTAGACCATGTTCATCTTAGAGATCAGATCTGAGCTAAGTGTTGGATATCCATAGGGTAAGCATCTGATGCAGATTGAGCATTGTATGCTCTTTGAGCTACAATTAGATTTCCAGCCTCAGTAGGATGAAAAGCATCCCAGAACAAGTATTCTCTTCTGTTTGGGCATGGAGTTtgcattggcagacatgtaatttGACCATTGTTCCTTCCTACCCCGCAACACCCAGCATTGATGACACTGAAACCTGAAGTTTGATTCATGTTAATATTACTCGATCGGTGCTCTAAAAAGTGTAAAATCATGAATGTAAAATGGTCTTGTTAGAAAACAATTACCAAAGGCTGCAGGGTTGCTTATAATATCTTGAAAGATACCATAAGAATTTATGTAGATGACTCTTGCATCAGGCATCTGGCTGTTGAATTGGTCAGTGAGACCtttcaatttgttgttgaacatttgGTTTGCAACATTGATTCTGTCAACGCATGTTTTACCATCTGGGCTGTTTCTGGCCAACTCATTTGGGCTGCAACCTATTTGGCCTATTCCAAACAGCACCATTTTTCTTGCTCCATAGTTGTACAAAGTCTGCATGACAaacacaagttttttttatgcaaTTCATGTTATAGTAGACAAATTGAAGAGGAAAAGATGAATTGGTAAAGACAAAGAGAGTTAGAGACTAACTTTTAGTTGATCAGTATATGCATTAATAAGAGCATCTGCAAACTGATCTGGTGTGTACTCCCTGCTGCTTGAATAGAATTGAGGCATGAAATAGTTGTTTAGATAATCATTGCTACCCAACCCAATTGAATATATGCACTTGCTCAAGTAATTTGCAGCTGAGTCCTCATTTCCTAGTAAAGATACCACTTGGTTCACTGTGCTTTGATAATTTTGCACCTGCCCACTAAAACTAATGCGTGCTCCCTACAAAACATATGAACAACTTCAgaagataaatattaaaaaaagtgatCTTGCTTGAAGTTAATGTATGGGTACCAGTTGCTGTCCAGTTTCCTCTCTAATTCCAGCAGCAGCAGATGCATAATTCACTCCTTTAAGTATATCATCGCCACTAACTTCAGCATATGAAGGTATCAAATCATCGAATCCCAAGAGTTCAGCTGTTAAATTTCAACAGAATGTCAAATTAGAGTGAAACTTTTCTATATATTTACCATAGTCAATTTCATGTGCCGGATCTACTTTGCTCTTGTTCTTGTTTGTTTTTACCAGATCAGTATATCTGTTTTAAGAATCTAACAGtaaatattttcctttattaGTGTTTCTAAAGTTCTACCTCTACACGTCTTCAAATTCAATTGCACATTGAATACGGACAAACAGATCCATGTGCATAGAATTTAAGTCTCACTAACAAAACTTATGAGGGGTAAACTAACTGAGTGTAGTGCCAAAAAGCAACGCTTAATTGTCTGCTTCCCTCACTGCCATCTGCACCttaatccattttttttatttcaccgGTCAAAAAATCAATGCTTCTTAACTATACCCTCTCGTTCTAGAGAAAATATTAGGCGGTGTAGGTGTACATTAATTTGTTGTCTGATTTTAGCATAAGACAGTTTGGCATCCAATAGATCATTATGCAAGCACATGCATATATTAAGAGTGTTTTTAGTTACACACTTAACTGATAGCTAGGttaaagaaaagtgaagaaaaaacaTCAGATCTTGGGACCATTTTGCTGTCCTTGACTCTATCTAACTAAGACTTTGACAATGATGTTGATTATGAGTGCATGCAAGTGAATCTTAAGACAAGGATGCATGTCAACTAAAATGCTTCCATGCAGATAATTAAGAAAGAGGAAGCTCACCAATTCCATCAACAGTGGTTTTCCCATTGGAAAACCTCCCAGAAGGTCCACCAGGGAAGTCAATCCCATAAGGTAGGTAATCAGCCCTAGCCAAAGATTGAAGCTCGTTGTTGTTCCCATTATCAACCAAGGAATCACCAAAAATGAAGTAGCATGGCACTTGTGGTGCAGCATGAACTCCACTGCAAAAGCCAAGAACCACAAGCAGTGCCAAGATGGTTGTAGTTGTGAGATCTAAGGCTGCCATTGAGCAAGAAACGGTGGGTTTGACTTGTGAGGAAGTGGAAAGAGTGAAACTAGGTAGCTATGGAAGATAGCATGTGTGAGTAATTGAATGTGGAAGGTGTGATATGAGTATGAGTATATAtagtagaaaaataaagatagtaGCATGGTCTATGGCTATAGTGTAGAGTATATAACTTTTACAGTTGGGAGTGTTGGTTAGGTGCATTAAATGGACGCGGATATATATTGTGAGATTCAATGAAATGACTCTATTACCAATTCCACTGTACCACCCCACCTCATTGATGAAATCTGATCACTGATGTGATTCGACTTTAATGCAGAGTTGCATTTTGCAGGATGAAAATTTCGACTCTTACTATTCTCAAAGACCTGCATTATAAACTCTGCTTTCATATGGTAGAGTGAACACCTTTCCGTAAAACTATTGCCTTTCTTGAAGCCAATTTTCTTACATTAATGAAAATCTCTTATCTATAATTTGGcgaattttataataaaaaaatatattatcaattttatttcatgAAGAAACTATAAAGAATTAAGGAGATTCTAAACcgaaactttaaatataaatgagaaatcgaaaattttgttttgacctaaatttaattacaattatagagttatagttttatttttgtgtcAGTTAGTTAAAAGAAAACACGAAAGGAGCAACTGAATTATGCTGGGTCGATCTAGTAATAAATTAGCAAAGTGTGATGCTGGTGTTTGATTTTGACAGAATAGATGTTTGTGTTGATAATGCCTATTTAGATGCCTTTCAAAGAATTTGTTCTGTTTTATATACTTTATGTTAGTTATATCATTAGTtgataaatagtttttaatattatgtgCAAAATCTGAGtattttaatgtgaaatttacaaaactaaaaatatagataattaaatttaaaataaataaaaatttaatatcatcttaaaatttttgttttagtttaacTTCATTAAATTgacttgtaaaataaaaataattgtgcTTCTGATCATAGAAAAAATAGGTATTTTGGTTTTGTTATCACATTGAGTACTATGCACTTTGAATTAAATACTGATGAATAACTACATTTATAGCATTACAATAAGTAAAAGGTGAACaactttttataactttttcttaAGAACTTGCAAATATATAAAGTAGTTAACGATAACATAAAGAATTATAACTCAACAACTTTTGtaaaatttctttatatttgtagtttactatatatatatatatatatatatatatatatatatatatgatttccctaaagaataaatataacaataaatatcaagatatcaaatattatttttgatatCACATCTCTTGATTCATCAATCATAATTccagtttttaaaatatcttctaatacaaataaacttaaatgaaaaaatttaagtCACACAGATTAACATAAAAgcatataaaacaatattaattgaaatattaaaaattatacatagtCAATATTCATTACACACTTTAAGAATGGGAGACTAACTACTAAATAGGAAACAAAGTTAATTGCAATGTGATaattcacaaaaaaattaaagaagttagttgcataaatataattaaagagaTTAAAAAGGAATAATCAAAGTAATCTCAACACTTTTGAATCATTCCTCTTAAACGTCaaagaaaactcaaaatatGGGTAATACATTCAATATGTTATTACAGCATGCTACGaacaaataaagttttttttatgtttattgaaGTTTTAATCtctaaaaagttataaattaatcaatgtaaaaaaAGTTAGTTATGCTTTCTTAACTTATctccaaaaaattatattaatatttttttataacatataaaagtaactttttttaaaattattctacaaaaatcatttattaaatgatttatttatcattattcttAACTTATACAATAGAAGTTTGCTATAcacataaaaaagaagaagaagaatatgtaccaatagttaaaaaaaaaagtgggatAAATTCTCTCaagaataaacataaatttgatCTTCTGAAACCATCCAGAATACCTAGTAAGTTACCTACTCCTATATAGATAAATGATAGTAGATTGAAGAATTTAATGACCTGGTATGCTTTAGCACTCcattattaatattatgattattatatcattattattgtttttattattattattaatttaaatcatttaagGCAAAAGGTCCACACTACTGGTCTTCATGGATGGTTATCCAACATATAACATTTTGCAAGTTATTTGAAGTTAGCATAGGATTAAGgcattactttaattttttgagGATATGCATGCCTCTTCATTCAAACCAAACAAATCTGCAACCACATCAAAGGGAGGAAAAAAGTCAACTCTTAAATCATCAATACTAGGAATGTGATATATGGTAAAGAGATATGATTTTAGAATAAATaggaaacaaaatatttataaataaatttaaaataatttattctttatttgttttaaattttgtctttct contains:
- the LOC108331559 gene encoding GDSL esterase/lipase At1g29670; this translates as MAALDLTTTTILALLVVLGFCSGVHAAPQVPCYFIFGDSLVDNGNNNELQSLARADYLPYGIDFPGGPSGRFSNGKTTVDGIAELLGFDDLIPSYAEVSGDDILKGVNYASAAAGIREETGQQLGARISFSGQVQNYQSTVNQVVSLLGNEDSAANYLSKCIYSIGLGSNDYLNNYFMPQFYSSSREYTPDQFADALINAYTDQLKTLYNYGARKMVLFGIGQIGCSPNELARNSPDGKTCVDRINVANQMFNNKLKGLTDQFNSQMPDARVIYINSYGIFQDIISNPAAFGFSVINAGCCGVGRNNGQITCLPMQTPCPNRREYLFWDAFHPTEAGNLIVAQRAYNAQSASDAYPMDIQHLAQI